A genomic window from Hyla sarda isolate aHylSar1 chromosome 8, aHylSar1.hap1, whole genome shotgun sequence includes:
- the LOC130285092 gene encoding E3 ubiquitin-protein ligase RNF126-like, whose protein sequence is MGSRELRLLTADNEAWLRRPENAGQTILRERLRLRTRGAPYQTGPPPSRPRDRRRQAIEALPRRKIPPGETQTCPICLADYDSGEEVTVLPCSHMFHHLCIGQWLRTNDRCPMCRGRCIHLRT, encoded by the exons ATGGGTTCTCGGGAGCTGCGGCTCCTGACCGCCGATAATGAGGCGTGGCTTCGTCGACCTGAGAATGCGG GTCAGACTATTCTTCGTGAGCGACTGAGATTGCGCACAAGAGGAGCTCCATACCAAACTGGACCACCCCCGAGCAGGCCACGGGACCGGAGGAGGCAGGCCATAGAGGCGCTACCTAGGAGGAAAATACCCCCTGGAGAGACCCAGACCTGCCCCATCTGCCTGGCTGACTATGACAGCGGTGAGGAAGTGACAGTACTCCCATGCAGCCACATGTTCCATCACCTGTGTATCGGCCAATGGCTTCGCACAAATGACAGATGTCCGATGTGCCGGGGGCGTTGTATTCATCTGAGGACTTAA